The following coding sequences lie in one Alloacidobacterium dinghuense genomic window:
- the hpnA gene encoding hopanoid-associated sugar epimerase gives MKAFVTGSTGFVGSHVAKFLACQGADLRLLIRKSSNLSNLSGMAAPTSFDTITGDLLDPESLRPGIRGCDFVFHVAADYRLWVRDPKQMYAANVDGTRELLRVAREEGVRRVIYTSSVATMGFKTDGTIVDENTPVSLADMVGHYKRSKFLAEQEALKAAYDGQEVMILNPTTPIGPGDIKPTPTGRIIVDFLNKKFPAYVDTGLNLVDVEEVARTHVCATDIGTPGERYILGGENLTLKQILDKMSAITGLPSPTTKVPHAVAMGFAFFDETITGRILGKEPRATVEAVRMGKKKMFASSAKATRDLGFRQIPVYPALRAAIEWFRANGYAP, from the coding sequence ATGAAAGCCTTCGTCACAGGGTCCACAGGATTCGTCGGGAGTCACGTAGCCAAGTTCCTTGCCTGCCAGGGAGCAGACCTCCGTCTCCTCATCCGCAAGTCCAGCAATCTATCGAACCTCTCAGGAATGGCCGCTCCAACGTCGTTCGACACCATCACAGGCGATCTCCTCGACCCCGAGTCGCTCCGTCCCGGTATCCGTGGCTGCGACTTCGTATTCCACGTAGCCGCCGACTACCGCCTCTGGGTCCGCGACCCGAAGCAGATGTACGCCGCCAACGTGGACGGCACGCGCGAACTGCTCCGCGTTGCCCGCGAAGAGGGCGTGCGCCGTGTCATCTACACCTCCAGCGTGGCGACCATGGGCTTTAAGACCGACGGTACCATCGTCGACGAGAACACGCCCGTCTCCCTGGCCGACATGGTCGGCCACTACAAGCGCTCCAAGTTCCTCGCCGAGCAGGAAGCTCTCAAAGCCGCCTATGATGGTCAGGAAGTAATGATCCTCAACCCCACCACCCCCATTGGCCCCGGCGACATCAAACCCACGCCCACTGGCCGCATCATCGTCGACTTCCTCAATAAGAAGTTCCCTGCTTATGTCGACACCGGCCTCAACCTGGTCGACGTAGAAGAAGTCGCCCGCACCCATGTTTGCGCAACCGACATAGGAACCCCCGGCGAGCGCTACATTCTCGGTGGTGAAAACCTGACCCTGAAGCAGATCCTCGACAAGATGTCCGCCATCACTGGCCTGCCTTCGCCCACAACGAAAGTCCCGCACGCGGTAGCCATGGGCTTCGCCTTCTTCGACGAAACCATCACCGGCCGCATTCTGGGCAAAGAGCCGCGCGCGACCGTAGAAGCGGTCCGCATGGGCAAAAAGAAGATGTTCGCCTCGTCAGCCAAGGCAACACGCGATCTCGGCTTCCGCCAGATTCCCGTATACCCGGCACTGCGCGCCGCCATCGAATGGTTCCGCGCCAACGGGTACGCTCCATGA
- a CDS encoding glycoside hydrolase family 15 protein, whose translation MMAPQPIENYGVIGNMRSIALVSMEGSIDFYCFPSFDSPTVFAALLDNEHGGSFCIWAELENQRTKQLYLPDTNILVTRFLSESGVAEITDFMPILAGKKGAIYAHQIIRMVRVIKGEIRFRMRCAPRFNYARGSHIARAESGGVLFEPESADLPGMMLHATVPVALEGVDAAASFTLKSGETATFIFGEASPDVKILRPKAIENHFNQTSRYWRDWIGRSNYSGRWREMVDRSALMLKLLCSQEYGSLIAAPTFGLPEKIKGERNWDYRYTWLRDSAFSLYAFMRLGFVEEAQAFANWLRDRLHDDAEHGPLQVMYRINGDQELEESILEDFKGYQDSRPVRIGNAASNQLQLDIYGELMDAIYLSNKYGDGISHDDWQAVHRILKWLSKNWNRPDEGIWEVRGGRRHFLHSRLMCWVAFDRAIRLGRQRSLAGPIVEWLTIRDAISDDIFTNFWDESQKSFVQYQGSSSLDASSLLMPLMRFISPVDPRWLSTMDAIEKTLTEDSLVYRYDTKRSAIDGLQGTEGSFIACSFWFIECLARSHQLEKARLLFDKMLGYANHLGLYSEQLGSSGQHLGNFPQAFSHLALISAATYLDRAFSGRDNAAWH comes from the coding sequence ATGATGGCCCCCCAGCCGATTGAAAACTACGGCGTCATCGGGAATATGCGTTCGATTGCGCTGGTAAGCATGGAAGGCTCGATCGATTTCTACTGCTTCCCGAGTTTTGATTCACCCACTGTCTTCGCCGCATTGCTCGACAACGAACACGGTGGCTCTTTCTGCATCTGGGCCGAGCTTGAAAACCAGCGCACCAAGCAACTCTACCTCCCCGACACCAACATCCTTGTCACGCGCTTCCTCTCTGAGTCCGGCGTCGCCGAAATCACCGACTTCATGCCGATCCTCGCCGGGAAAAAAGGCGCCATCTACGCCCACCAGATCATCCGCATGGTACGCGTCATTAAAGGAGAGATACGCTTCCGCATGCGTTGCGCTCCTCGGTTCAACTATGCACGCGGTAGCCATATTGCGCGGGCAGAGTCCGGCGGCGTCCTCTTCGAACCAGAGAGCGCCGACCTACCCGGGATGATGCTGCACGCAACTGTCCCCGTGGCCTTGGAAGGCGTGGATGCTGCCGCCAGCTTCACGCTAAAATCCGGCGAGACCGCAACATTCATATTCGGCGAGGCGTCGCCCGACGTAAAAATCCTCCGGCCGAAAGCGATTGAAAACCACTTCAATCAAACATCGCGCTACTGGCGCGATTGGATCGGCCGCTCCAATTATTCCGGTCGATGGCGCGAGATGGTCGATCGTTCTGCGCTCATGTTGAAGCTGCTCTGCAGCCAGGAATACGGCTCTCTGATCGCCGCCCCAACCTTCGGCCTGCCGGAAAAAATCAAGGGCGAGCGCAACTGGGACTATCGCTATACATGGCTGCGCGATTCCGCCTTCAGCCTGTATGCCTTCATGCGGCTCGGCTTCGTGGAAGAAGCACAGGCATTTGCAAACTGGCTGCGCGATCGCCTGCACGATGACGCAGAACATGGGCCACTGCAGGTGATGTATCGCATCAATGGAGATCAGGAACTGGAAGAATCCATTCTCGAAGACTTCAAGGGATATCAGGATTCGCGACCCGTCCGCATTGGCAACGCCGCATCGAACCAGCTGCAACTCGACATTTACGGCGAGCTCATGGATGCCATCTATCTCTCCAACAAGTACGGCGACGGCATCTCACACGACGACTGGCAGGCAGTGCACCGTATCCTCAAATGGCTGAGCAAAAATTGGAACCGCCCAGATGAAGGCATTTGGGAAGTGCGCGGCGGTCGCCGCCATTTCCTGCATTCACGTCTCATGTGCTGGGTAGCCTTCGATCGCGCTATTCGGCTGGGCCGCCAACGTTCGCTGGCTGGCCCGATTGTAGAGTGGCTCACCATACGCGACGCCATCTCCGACGACATCTTCACCAACTTCTGGGATGAATCACAGAAATCATTCGTGCAATATCAAGGTTCCAGCAGCCTCGACGCGTCTTCTCTACTGATGCCGCTCATGCGCTTCATCAGCCCGGTTGATCCACGCTGGCTTTCCACCATGGATGCCATCGAGAAAACCCTGACCGAAGACAGCCTCGTCTATCGCTATGACACAAAGAGGAGTGCCATCGATGGATTGCAAGGCACTGAAGGCAGTTTCATCGCCTGTTCTTTCTGGTTCATTGAATGCCTCGCTCGCTCACATCAGTTAGAGAAGGCGCGTCTGCTCTTCGACAAGATGTTAGGCTATGCAAACCATCTGGGCCTGTATTCAGAACAACTCGGAAGCAGCGGACAACACTTGGGAAACTTTCCACAGGCATTTAGCCATCTGGCATTGATCAGCGCCGCAACCTATCTGGACCGCGCGTTTAGTGGAAGGGATAACGCAGCTTGGCATTGA
- a CDS encoding zinc-dependent dehydrogenase: protein MSTFTTDAPATGSETIPAFMQAVVYRAVNDVRVETIPVPEIGPGEILIRVHSCGICGTDLKKIHTGSHSAPRIFGHETSGTIVKTGEGISNFAVGDRVMVFHHIPCGKCYYCRKKTFAQCATYKKVGCTAGFEPSGGGFAEYIRVMDWIVSMGGVLKIPDGVPFEQAAFVEPINTCLKAIKNLNLALDETVLVVGQGPIGIMLAALAARTGAKILTSDLYPERHAIAAAYGLNHPIDAGKENVIEVAKRESEGRGADAVILAVGGNALIRTAMDAARPGGRVLLFAQTQHSEAMIDPAAVCMDEKTLLGSYSASVEIQDEGAQLVFDGYRNGFDLTRLISHRFPLEEAVEAIEVASNPTAASMKVFIQPNLRK from the coding sequence ATGTCGACATTTACCACCGACGCTCCCGCTACTGGGAGCGAAACCATCCCCGCATTCATGCAGGCCGTCGTCTACCGTGCCGTCAACGACGTGCGCGTTGAAACCATCCCTGTACCGGAAATCGGCCCCGGTGAGATTCTCATCCGCGTTCATTCCTGTGGCATCTGCGGAACCGACCTCAAGAAGATTCACACCGGCTCGCACTCGGCCCCGCGCATCTTTGGCCACGAAACCTCCGGTACCATCGTCAAGACCGGCGAAGGCATCAGCAACTTCGCCGTAGGCGACCGCGTCATGGTCTTCCACCACATCCCCTGCGGCAAGTGCTACTACTGCCGCAAAAAGACCTTCGCCCAGTGCGCCACCTACAAGAAAGTCGGCTGCACCGCTGGCTTCGAACCCTCCGGCGGAGGCTTCGCCGAATACATCCGCGTCATGGATTGGATCGTCTCCATGGGCGGCGTGCTCAAAATCCCCGACGGCGTCCCCTTCGAGCAGGCTGCCTTCGTCGAGCCCATCAACACCTGCCTCAAAGCCATTAAGAATCTCAACCTCGCCCTCGACGAAACCGTGCTGGTCGTCGGCCAGGGACCCATCGGCATCATGTTGGCCGCGCTCGCCGCGCGCACTGGAGCCAAAATCCTGACATCCGATCTCTACCCTGAGCGCCACGCCATCGCCGCAGCCTACGGTCTCAATCACCCCATCGACGCGGGCAAGGAGAACGTCATCGAAGTCGCGAAACGCGAATCCGAAGGCCGCGGAGCAGACGCCGTCATCCTCGCCGTCGGCGGCAACGCCCTCATCCGCACCGCCATGGACGCGGCCCGTCCCGGCGGCCGCGTATTACTTTTCGCGCAAACCCAGCACAGTGAGGCTATGATTGATCCGGCAGCCGTCTGCATGGACGAGAAGACGCTGCTTGGCTCCTACAGCGCTTCAGTTGAAATTCAGGATGAGGGCGCACAATTAGTCTTCGACGGCTACCGCAACGGATTCGACCTGACCCGGCTCATTTCGCACCGGTTCCCGTTGGAGGAAGCCGTCGAAGCCATTGAAGTCGCATCCAATCCAACAGCTGCGTCGATGAAAGTTTTTATTCAGCCGAATCTGAGAAAATAG
- a CDS encoding zinc-dependent alcohol dehydrogenase: MANQMTAAVLYGKEDLRIEQVPVPSAGPGEIVVSVAAALTCGTDLKVYRRGYHAKMLKPPIAFGHELAGVVVEAGKGLTDFRVGDRVVALNSAPCDACYYCKHHQQNLCDDLLFNNGAYAEYIRIPARIVEKNTLHVPDGVPFEHAALTEPLACVVRGLEETNAQPGDTVVVIGAGPIGLMFINTAQLAGMHVIAVVKRDEQIEAAKVFGAEQVVQTTAVKDVVAAVRSLTPNNRGVDVAIEAVATPATWQQAVEMVRKGGVVNFFGGCAAGTKVELDTNRLHYNDITLKASFHHTPATARRAFELITSGQFNCREYITGRAPLSRLDEVFRKLMDRSSDIKTAIIP; the protein is encoded by the coding sequence ATGGCGAATCAAATGACGGCCGCTGTGCTCTACGGGAAAGAAGACCTGCGTATCGAGCAGGTGCCCGTACCATCGGCCGGACCCGGTGAGATCGTCGTGAGCGTGGCCGCAGCACTTACCTGCGGAACTGACCTTAAGGTCTACCGTCGCGGCTATCACGCAAAAATGCTGAAGCCGCCCATCGCCTTCGGACACGAGCTGGCGGGAGTTGTCGTAGAAGCTGGAAAAGGCCTGACCGATTTCCGCGTTGGCGACCGCGTCGTCGCGCTCAACTCCGCCCCCTGCGACGCGTGCTACTACTGCAAGCACCATCAACAGAATCTCTGCGACGACCTGCTCTTCAACAATGGAGCGTATGCCGAGTACATTCGCATTCCCGCACGCATTGTCGAGAAAAACACGCTGCACGTTCCCGACGGCGTCCCATTCGAACACGCCGCTCTGACTGAGCCCCTGGCATGTGTCGTGCGCGGCCTTGAAGAGACCAACGCCCAGCCTGGCGATACAGTCGTGGTCATCGGAGCGGGCCCGATCGGGCTCATGTTCATCAATACTGCGCAGCTAGCTGGCATGCACGTCATTGCAGTCGTAAAGCGCGATGAGCAGATCGAAGCGGCCAAGGTCTTCGGTGCGGAACAAGTCGTTCAAACCACGGCGGTAAAAGACGTCGTTGCAGCAGTCCGCAGCCTCACGCCGAACAACCGCGGCGTCGACGTAGCCATTGAAGCCGTTGCCACGCCGGCGACTTGGCAGCAGGCCGTCGAAATGGTGCGCAAAGGTGGAGTCGTCAACTTCTTCGGCGGATGCGCCGCTGGCACCAAGGTTGAGCTCGACACAAATCGTCTGCACTACAACGACATCACGCTCAAGGCCAGCTTTCATCACACTCCGGCAACCGCACGCAGAGCCTTCGAACTCATCACCAGCGGGCAGTTCAATTGCCGTGAATACATTACGGGCCGCGCGCCACTATCGCGCCTCGATGAAGTCTTCCGCAAGCTGATGGACCGATCGAGCGACATTAAAACGGCCATCATCCCGTAA
- a CDS encoding EamA family transporter → MTFRRYMVLAFVSVSAPLGDTLLDVGMKRIGPVSLAHISTLFHAVSTPWVASGIVLLIGFFASYLTALSWADLTFVLPATSFGNVIVALLARFWRHEQISLSRWVGIFLITAAVGFVTRGPSYTEHEKPITTPDTAEVCQ, encoded by the coding sequence ATGACATTCCGGCGATACATGGTGCTGGCGTTTGTCTCTGTCTCTGCTCCTCTGGGTGACACGCTTCTTGATGTTGGCATGAAGAGGATTGGGCCGGTTTCGCTGGCTCACATCTCGACACTGTTTCATGCAGTGAGCACGCCATGGGTGGCGTCGGGGATTGTGCTGTTGATTGGATTTTTTGCGTCGTATCTGACGGCCCTGTCGTGGGCTGATCTCACCTTCGTTCTCCCTGCAACTTCTTTTGGCAACGTGATTGTTGCCCTGCTGGCGCGCTTCTGGCGGCATGAGCAGATTTCGCTTTCGCGATGGGTTGGAATTTTTTTGATTACGGCTGCAGTGGGGTTCGTTACGCGTGGGCCGTCGTACACCGAGCATGAGAAGCCTATAACGACGCCCGATACAGCGGAGGTTTGCCAGTGA
- the hpnJ gene encoding hopanoid biosynthesis associated radical SAM protein HpnJ — MPLKTLFLNPPSFENFDGGASSRWPATREIESYWYPVWLAYPAGMLEGSRLLDAPPHHVSAQETIEIAKGYEFLVLFTSTPGWTGDQKLAEAIKRANPSIRIAFVGPPVTTSPDRALNECEVIDFVCRREFDFATVEFANGKPLNEILGISYRKDGKVVHNPDRPQVDNLDAMPWVTDIYARDMDVTKYNVPFLLHPYVSLYSTRGCPAQCTFCLWPQTLSGHAWRKRSTDDVAAEMAHAKALFPHVKEFFFDDDTFNIQKARTIELCAKLKPLGLTWSCTSRVTTDRETLKAMREAGCRLLIVGYESGDPQILKNIKKGATVERARDFTRDCHDLGLTIHGDFILGLPGETKESIRNTINFAKGLDVETIQVSIAHAYPGTEFYEFARENGFIINNGAMVDDEGHQLAHIEYPGLPTEYVLEMVHRFYDEYYFRPKAAWRVVSKAIVNRDVPRLYQEAKSFLKLRSQRNKIVKQKKQEKANDTVKPVGAEV; from the coding sequence ATGCCTCTAAAAACACTATTTCTAAACCCGCCTTCCTTTGAGAATTTTGATGGTGGCGCCAGCTCTCGCTGGCCGGCCACGCGTGAGATTGAGTCGTACTGGTACCCGGTATGGCTGGCTTATCCGGCCGGCATGCTGGAGGGGTCGCGGCTGCTGGATGCGCCTCCGCACCACGTTTCGGCCCAGGAAACGATCGAAATTGCGAAGGGCTATGAGTTTCTCGTGCTGTTCACCAGCACACCGGGCTGGACGGGTGACCAGAAGCTGGCGGAAGCGATCAAGCGCGCCAATCCTTCGATCCGCATTGCCTTTGTCGGACCTCCGGTGACGACTTCGCCGGACCGCGCTCTGAATGAGTGCGAGGTGATCGATTTTGTGTGCCGCCGCGAGTTTGATTTCGCGACCGTGGAATTTGCAAATGGCAAGCCGCTCAACGAGATACTGGGTATCAGCTATCGCAAGGATGGCAAGGTCGTGCACAATCCCGACCGCCCGCAAGTAGACAACCTGGACGCGATGCCGTGGGTGACAGATATTTACGCGCGCGACATGGATGTGACGAAATACAACGTGCCGTTCCTGCTGCATCCATATGTTTCGCTGTACTCGACGCGTGGATGCCCGGCGCAGTGCACCTTCTGCCTGTGGCCGCAGACGCTTTCAGGCCATGCATGGCGCAAGCGGTCTACAGATGATGTGGCGGCTGAGATGGCGCATGCGAAGGCGCTCTTTCCGCATGTGAAGGAATTCTTTTTTGACGACGACACCTTCAACATTCAGAAGGCGCGCACGATTGAGCTTTGCGCGAAGCTGAAGCCGCTGGGTCTGACGTGGTCGTGCACATCGCGTGTGACGACGGACCGTGAGACGCTGAAGGCCATGCGTGAGGCCGGTTGCCGCTTGCTGATTGTGGGCTACGAGTCGGGCGATCCACAGATTCTGAAGAACATCAAGAAGGGCGCCACAGTGGAGCGTGCGCGCGACTTTACGCGCGACTGTCATGATCTTGGGCTGACGATTCACGGCGACTTTATTCTTGGATTGCCGGGCGAGACGAAGGAATCGATTCGCAACACAATCAATTTTGCGAAGGGTCTGGATGTCGAGACGATTCAGGTTTCGATTGCGCACGCGTATCCGGGCACGGAGTTTTACGAGTTCGCAAGAGAGAACGGCTTCATCATCAACAATGGCGCGATGGTGGACGATGAGGGCCACCAGCTTGCGCACATTGAGTATCCGGGGCTGCCGACCGAGTATGTGCTGGAGATGGTGCACCGCTTCTACGACGAGTACTACTTCCGTCCGAAGGCTGCATGGCGCGTGGTGAGCAAGGCGATTGTGAATCGCGATGTGCCGCGTCTGTATCAAGAGGCGAAGTCGTTCCTGAAGCTGCGTTCACAGCGAAACAAGATTGTGAAGCAGAAGAAGCAGGAGAAGGCAAACGACACGGTCAAGCCTGTCGGCGCTGAAGTTTAA
- a CDS encoding phytoene/squalene synthase family protein, with translation MTVSIDEAYAICRQIARREAKNFYYAFVALPKAKRDAICAVYAFMRHADDLSDDETKSRGERRNDLDRWLATWHDAAQGKATDDPVFIALRDAQSRFHITTDLLDQLVQGTAMDLHPAHTNHHSPGSEAVHPLRFDTYATFEDLYRYCYYVASVVGLVCIRIFEYTDAHAEKLAEETGIAFQLTNILRDVREDAERDRIYLPLEDMERFGVSIDEIRKLTNGHHLTLNQRELLEFEAKRAEHYYKSGEALLPLIAADARPALWVLITIYHRLLCRIEDRNFDVFTERVSVPTTAKLAILARGLVRTLVNRLRGKS, from the coding sequence GTGACCGTAAGTATCGATGAGGCGTACGCGATCTGCCGACAGATCGCACGCCGAGAGGCCAAGAACTTTTACTACGCCTTCGTCGCGCTCCCTAAGGCCAAGCGCGACGCCATCTGCGCAGTTTACGCATTCATGCGCCACGCGGATGACCTCTCGGACGACGAAACCAAGTCGCGAGGGGAGCGTCGCAACGATCTCGACAGGTGGCTCGCAACCTGGCATGACGCCGCGCAGGGAAAAGCAACGGACGACCCGGTATTCATCGCATTGCGCGATGCGCAGTCGCGCTTTCACATCACCACCGATCTTCTGGACCAATTGGTGCAGGGAACTGCGATGGACCTGCATCCAGCACACACCAATCATCATTCTCCCGGCAGCGAAGCAGTGCACCCGCTGCGCTTCGACACCTACGCCACCTTCGAAGACCTCTATCGCTATTGCTACTATGTAGCGTCCGTCGTGGGCCTGGTCTGCATCCGTATCTTCGAATACACGGATGCGCATGCCGAAAAATTAGCGGAGGAAACAGGCATAGCCTTCCAGTTGACCAACATCCTCCGCGATGTACGCGAAGACGCGGAGCGCGACCGCATCTATCTGCCTCTCGAAGACATGGAACGCTTCGGCGTATCCATCGACGAAATCCGGAAGCTCACGAACGGTCATCATCTCACTCTGAATCAGCGCGAGCTTCTGGAGTTCGAAGCAAAGCGTGCCGAGCACTATTACAAATCGGGTGAAGCCTTATTGCCGCTGATTGCAGCCGATGCTCGTCCGGCGCTCTGGGTTTTGATCACCATCTATCACCGCCTGCTCTGTCGTATCGAAGACAGAAATTTCGATGTATTTACCGAGAGAGTTTCTGTCCCGACGACTGCAAAGTTAGCCATACTCGCGCGTGGACTGGTTCGCACACTCGTCAACCGCTTGCGAGGCAAAAGCTAA
- the hpnC gene encoding squalene synthase HpnC, protein MTANTAQSELIEKGWAALPAEYRIPEKAPTIEEARAYCQRLAETHYENFHVASWFLPKRLRRHFHSIYAYCRISDDLGDEVGNREQALALLNLWGEELDACYRGEARHPVFVALAETIRICDIPKDPFADLLVAFRQDQTVTRFETMDDVLHYCHYSANPVGHLVLYACGYRDAERFALSNHTCSALQLANFWQDVTVDYDKDRIYFPLADMRRFGVDEATIANRNFTPQFRELMQYEVEYARQLFTKGMPLIQMVDRELAVDLDLFSRGGLEILNAIEQQDYNVLRARPAISKGKKVALLFRALSGKFFGRSVA, encoded by the coding sequence ATGACCGCAAATACTGCACAAAGTGAACTGATCGAAAAAGGCTGGGCCGCGCTTCCAGCGGAATATCGCATACCCGAGAAGGCTCCGACGATTGAGGAAGCTCGCGCCTATTGCCAGCGCCTCGCGGAAACACATTACGAAAACTTCCATGTAGCTTCGTGGTTTCTGCCCAAGCGCCTGCGCCGCCATTTTCACAGCATCTACGCCTACTGCCGTATATCCGACGACCTCGGCGACGAAGTAGGGAATCGAGAGCAGGCGCTGGCGCTGCTCAATCTCTGGGGGGAAGAACTCGATGCCTGCTATCGCGGAGAAGCTCGGCACCCGGTATTCGTTGCGCTCGCCGAGACCATTCGCATCTGCGATATCCCGAAGGATCCCTTCGCCGATCTCCTCGTAGCCTTCCGTCAGGACCAGACCGTCACGCGCTTCGAGACGATGGATGACGTCCTTCATTATTGTCATTACTCGGCAAATCCAGTCGGCCATCTTGTCCTTTACGCGTGCGGATATCGCGATGCCGAGCGCTTCGCGCTATCCAATCACACCTGCTCGGCGCTGCAACTCGCCAACTTCTGGCAGGATGTAACCGTCGACTACGACAAAGATCGCATCTACTTCCCACTTGCAGACATGCGCCGCTTTGGCGTTGACGAAGCAACCATCGCGAACCGAAACTTTACGCCACAATTTCGTGAACTCATGCAGTATGAAGTCGAGTATGCGCGCCAATTGTTCACGAAAGGCATGCCGCTGATCCAGATGGTCGACCGCGAACTCGCCGTCGACCTCGACCTCTTCAGCCGTGGCGGCCTTGAAATTCTCAACGCCATCGAGCAGCAGGACTACAACGTGCTCCGAGCGCGCCCCGCCATCTCGAAAGGCAAGAAAGTCGCGCTGCTTTTCCGCGCATTAAGTGGCAAGTTCTTTGGGCGGAGCGTTGCGTGA
- a CDS encoding EamA family transporter — translation MSPLHHSGVANAAMIASIVVAATVGDVLIASAMRQIGDLDEIKAESGLAGAIKAVVTNTRFFTGVAAMAVSFFSLLFALSHADLSLVAPASASLTVVTNTLAGKLFLKENVDRRRWLAALCVCVGVVLLAR, via the coding sequence GTGAGTCCGCTGCATCATTCGGGAGTGGCAAATGCGGCGATGATTGCCAGCATTGTGGTGGCGGCTACGGTAGGCGACGTGCTGATTGCGTCAGCAATGCGGCAGATCGGCGACCTCGATGAGATCAAGGCCGAGTCGGGGCTCGCGGGGGCGATCAAGGCGGTTGTCACCAACACCCGCTTCTTCACCGGTGTGGCGGCGATGGCGGTGAGCTTTTTTTCGCTTCTGTTCGCTCTGAGTCATGCAGATTTGAGCCTGGTAGCGCCGGCTTCCGCATCCTTGACCGTGGTGACGAACACACTCGCGGGCAAGCTCTTTCTCAAGGAAAACGTGGACAGACGGCGGTGGCTGGCTGCGCTGTGCGTGTGCGTTGGCGTGGTGCTGCTGGCGCGGTAA
- the hpnE gene encoding hydroxysqualene dehydroxylase HpnE has protein sequence MSEGNRQIESVAVIGGGVAGLAAAQALSDSGYKVRLIERRPYVGGRASSYEHPGIGEIIDNCQHLLFGCCTNLIDLYRRIGALDKLHWFDAITMIEPGGRRTVLSPSALPAPWHASPGFLKAHAFSLADKIAIARGLNTFITGIPEDTKENFYHWLIRHKQTQAAIKRFWEPVLFAALNEELDKTSVHYAAKVCRELFLRSPEAGRMAIPSVPLSDLYGHALQSLKMRGADINLRASVTRIAQDDQTQQWAIETEAERFISDAVIFAVPFEAMARLLPTLPAAPGKDALTAHVSQFSHAPIAAIHLWFDREITDLEHASMLDTTIQWLFNKSKLQPQRHGQKGHYIEVVISVLRSVIPMQRQELIDLAVRELALFFPTVREAKLLKGAVTKEVRATFSVPPGIDKIRPTAQSPWPNIFLAGDWTATGWPATMEGAARSGFLAAEALSNAAGRPEKFLQPDLPPSGLMRLFT, from the coding sequence ATGTCAGAAGGAAATCGTCAGATCGAATCGGTTGCAGTCATCGGTGGAGGAGTTGCGGGACTCGCTGCCGCGCAGGCGCTTTCCGATTCCGGATACAAAGTGCGTCTCATCGAGCGTCGTCCCTATGTCGGCGGCCGCGCGTCTTCCTACGAACATCCTGGCATTGGCGAGATCATCGACAACTGCCAGCACCTGCTCTTCGGCTGCTGCACCAACCTCATCGATCTCTACCGCCGCATCGGCGCACTCGACAAACTCCACTGGTTCGACGCCATTACCATGATAGAACCCGGTGGCCGCAGAACCGTGCTAAGCCCCTCCGCTCTACCAGCACCCTGGCACGCGAGCCCCGGGTTTCTCAAGGCCCACGCCTTCTCGCTCGCCGACAAGATCGCCATAGCGCGCGGCCTCAACACCTTCATCACCGGGATCCCCGAAGATACGAAAGAGAACTTCTACCACTGGCTCATTCGTCATAAACAAACTCAAGCAGCCATAAAACGTTTCTGGGAGCCGGTTCTCTTCGCCGCACTCAACGAAGAGTTGGACAAGACCTCCGTTCACTACGCCGCAAAAGTTTGCCGCGAACTCTTCCTCCGCTCCCCCGAAGCGGGCCGCATGGCCATTCCTTCGGTCCCATTAAGCGACCTGTACGGCCACGCATTGCAATCTCTCAAAATGCGCGGAGCCGACATCAATCTGCGAGCCAGCGTCACGCGCATCGCACAAGACGACCAGACCCAACAATGGGCCATCGAAACCGAAGCAGAGCGCTTCATCAGTGACGCAGTCATCTTCGCGGTGCCGTTCGAAGCAATGGCAAGGCTCCTGCCAACGCTTCCTGCCGCGCCGGGAAAAGACGCGCTTACCGCGCACGTAAGCCAATTCAGTCACGCACCCATTGCAGCCATCCATCTCTGGTTCGACCGCGAAATCACCGATCTCGAACACGCTTCGATGCTCGACACCACCATCCAATGGCTCTTCAATAAATCAAAACTACAACCGCAGCGCCACGGCCAGAAAGGCCATTACATTGAAGTTGTCATCAGTGTCCTACGCTCCGTGATCCCGATGCAGCGTCAGGAACTCATCGACCTCGCTGTGCGAGAACTGGCTCTCTTTTTCCCCACCGTGCGCGAAGCCAAACTCCTAAAAGGTGCGGTGACAAAAGAAGTCCGCGCCACGTTCTCCGTTCCTCCGGGAATCGACAAGATCCGGCCGACTGCGCAAAGCCCCTGGCCTAACATCTTCCTTGCCGGAGACTGGACCGCCACAGGCTGGCCCGCCACCATGGAAGGCGCGGCGCGAAGCGGCTTCCTCGCCGCAGAAGCGCTGAGCAATGCCGCCGGCAGGCCGGAAAAATTCCTGCAGCCTGACCTGCCCCCTTCCGGCTTGATGCGTCTCTTTACTTGA